In Procambarus clarkii isolate CNS0578487 chromosome 5, FALCON_Pclarkii_2.0, whole genome shotgun sequence, the following are encoded in one genomic region:
- the LOC138352210 gene encoding zinc finger protein 271-like produces MDCDKHQTIIDCVKHQTVPDCAKHQTDPDSVRHQTVPDCFKHHTIPDCVKHQTVSDCVKHQSVPDCFKQQIVPDCVTHQTVPDCVKHQTVQDCDKLQTLMDCDKHQTVMDCEKHQTVMDCEKHQTVIDCVKHQTVQDPDKLQTLMDCYKHQTVMDCVEHQTVMDCVKHQTTVPDCVKHQTVPDCVMHKTVSDCVTHQTVQDCVKHQTVQDCDKLQTLMDCNKQQTVMDCEKHQTVIDCEKHQTVMDCVKHQTVMDCEKHQTVMDCVTHQTVMDCDNHRTVMNCDKHETVPDSVKHQTIMDCVKH; encoded by the exons atggactgtgacaagcaccagactatcatagactgtgtcaagcaccagaccgtcccggactgtgccaAGCACCAGACCGACCCGGACAGTGtcaggcaccagaccgtcccggactgtttcaagcaccacACCATaccagactgtgtcaagcaccagactgtctcggactgtgtcaagcaccagtccgtcccggactgtttcaagcaacagatcgtcccggactgtgtcacgcaccagaccgtcccggactgtgtcaagcaccagaccgtccaggactgtgACAAGCTCCAGActctcatggactgtgacaagcaccagaccgtcatggactgtgaaaagcaccagaccgtcatggactgtgaaaagCACCAGACTGTgattgactgtgtcaagcaccagaccgtccaggacCCTGACAAGCTCCAGACTCTCATGGACTgttacaagcaccagaccgtcatggactgtgtcgagcaccagaccgtcatggactgtgtcaagcaccagact accgtcccggactgtgtcaaacaccagacagtTCCGGACTGTGTCATGCACAagaccgtctcggactgtgtcacgcaccagaccgtccaggactgtgtcaagcaccagaccgtccaggactgtgACAAGCTCCAGACTCTCATGGACTGTAACAAGcaacagaccgtcatggactgtgagaagcaccagaccgtcatagaCTGTGAAAAGCACCAGACTgtgatggactgtgtcaagcaccagaccgtcatggactgtgaaaagCACCAGACTGTGATGGattgtgtcacgcaccagaccgtcatggattgTGACAATCACCGGACTGTCATGAACTGTGACAAGCACGAAACCGTCCCGGACTCTGTCAAGCACCAGAcaatcatggactgtgtcaagcactaa